The Fortiea contorta PCC 7126 genome has a segment encoding these proteins:
- a CDS encoding HNH endonuclease, translating into MTSAMQVLEQSVVVFSQNYLPLCRINIKRAIVLILDKKAEPLGFSTAGGWRIHSPRLVLDVPKHIRLTVASGERMWKVPPVNRREVLRRDHHSCQYCGSNKHLTLDHVIPRSQGGLHTWNNVVIACARCNSYKSNRTPLEAGMQLRTQPKPPVHPAIAFAVSEAWRNDATQFWINVQANLE; encoded by the coding sequence GTGACGAGCGCGATGCAAGTGTTAGAGCAATCCGTAGTGGTGTTTTCTCAAAATTACTTGCCACTTTGTCGGATCAATATTAAACGGGCGATTGTGCTGATATTAGACAAAAAAGCTGAACCTCTAGGCTTTTCCACAGCGGGTGGGTGGCGAATTCATTCGCCGAGGTTGGTACTAGATGTACCCAAACACATTCGGTTAACGGTGGCTTCTGGTGAGCGGATGTGGAAAGTTCCACCTGTGAATCGGCGAGAAGTTTTGCGCCGAGATCATCACAGTTGTCAATATTGCGGTAGTAACAAACATCTGACACTAGATCATGTGATTCCACGCTCTCAAGGGGGGCTTCACACTTGGAATAACGTAGTCATAGCTTGTGCAAGATGTAACTCCTATAAAAGTAATCGCACCCCCTTAGAAGCGGGTATGCAACTACGTACACAGCCTAAGCCACCAGTTCATCCGGCGATCGCTTTTGCTGTGAGCGAAGCTTGGCGCAACGACGCTACACAATTTTGGATCAATGTGCAAGCAAACCTGGAATAA
- a CDS encoding alr0857 family protein: MLKLTYTERSFYLECLTLSLEEWVAQRAILALRVGQSFHIEPSTASFLLPADLPGIERLKAEVLLDDGGIIALSSGDADYTEVILRGSWLSDGLEEAVGVFVTAISDLTEFYVHKLWQEAQTCASVMSE; encoded by the coding sequence ATGCTGAAATTAACTTACACCGAGAGGAGTTTTTATTTAGAGTGTCTGACTCTATCGCTGGAAGAGTGGGTTGCACAGCGAGCGATTTTAGCCTTGCGAGTCGGTCAATCTTTTCACATTGAACCTAGCACTGCTTCCTTCTTGCTTCCTGCAGATTTACCGGGAATTGAGAGGTTAAAGGCGGAAGTGCTATTAGATGACGGTGGAATTATTGCGCTGTCTAGTGGCGATGCTGACTATACAGAAGTGATTCTGCGGGGTTCTTGGTTATCTGATGGTTTAGAGGAGGCTGTGGGCGTGTTTGTGACTGCAATTAGTGATCTCACAGAATTCTATGTACATAAACTTTGGCAAGAAGCACAAACCTGTGCTTCTGTGATGAGTGAATAA
- a CDS encoding sulfite exporter TauE/SafE family protein produces the protein MQYLLLTLSSFFIGTLVGLTGIGGASLITPMLIFWFQVPPATAVSCDVVAATLMKVVGSYKHWEQKTLDTEVVKWLIFGSVPGSLFGVGILHLIRTHSQENLDNMLLQMLGVMILCITLIALIQLLLLNFFPEFNLPELPKLDLQTNTGRCLAIVVGAILGCLVGLTSVASGSMFALALIAFFRLDARKLVGTDISQAAILLSFTSVGHLSLGTVDWNLVVPIWLGSVPGVLLGAKVCHIAPQRPLRFIIYAILVFVSWQLV, from the coding sequence ATGCAATATTTGTTACTAACGCTCTCAAGTTTCTTTATCGGTACCCTCGTCGGATTGACTGGAATCGGTGGAGCATCTCTCATCACTCCCATGTTGATTTTTTGGTTTCAGGTTCCACCCGCCACTGCGGTGAGTTGCGACGTGGTAGCAGCCACTCTCATGAAGGTTGTTGGTAGTTACAAACACTGGGAGCAAAAAACCCTAGACACCGAAGTCGTCAAATGGTTAATTTTTGGCAGTGTTCCCGGCTCCCTATTTGGTGTAGGAATTTTACATCTGATTCGCACTCATAGTCAGGAAAATTTAGATAACATGCTGCTACAAATGCTAGGAGTGATGATTTTATGCATCACTTTAATAGCATTGATACAGTTGTTACTGTTAAACTTTTTTCCTGAATTCAATTTACCTGAACTGCCAAAGTTGGATTTACAGACAAACACAGGGCGCTGTTTAGCAATAGTTGTGGGAGCTATTCTCGGGTGTTTAGTAGGTCTGACTAGTGTTGCTTCTGGCTCGATGTTTGCCCTAGCATTAATTGCTTTTTTCCGGCTAGATGCGCGGAAATTAGTAGGTACAGATATTTCGCAAGCTGCAATCTTACTGTCATTCACCTCTGTTGGTCATCTCAGCCTCGGAACAGTTGACTGGAATTTAGTTGTGCCTATATGGTTAGGCTCAGTTCCAGGTGTATTGCTAGGTGCAAAAGTTTGTCATATTGCTCCACAACGCCCGCTACGATTTATCATTTACGCAATTTTAGTGTTTGTCAGTTGGCAGTTAGTTTAG